From Octopus sinensis linkage group LG14, ASM634580v1, whole genome shotgun sequence:
GTTTGCATTATGTCTGGAAATAAGACTGGATAGTCACGATTGGAATCATTCCCATCACAGTACTGCTAAATGaaggttgacctagggttaagcAAATGTCAATGTAATTTATGCAAGCCACTCGGCGTAGCAAATGTCAGAGAAACTAAGCCGGCACATGTACAGTTTAGTGCCTCACCGATTTTCTTCCGTCAGTTTTCTGATAAGCacgtatttttttaatgaaacttttcatagatgcaTTTTCGAGgatgtagattatgattatatgagttataattttaaaaagtctTGGAAGCGTTTCGGATCATTCTATTTTCCTCCTTCCCGACTTAGTTTCCTCATATCTCTCTCTAAAATACAtgtttttaaatgacatttttgCAAAAATACGTTTTCGAAGATGCGGATTACGTAAATGTTACTATTTCAAACATATAAAcctgaaaagtaaaaatgaaattttgttaaatttacaGTAAATGATAGGAAGAAAGTCGTGGAGGAGGAAAactataactctttactcttttacttgtttcagtcatttatttgactgtcgccatgctggagcaccgcctttagtcgatcgagcaaatcgaccccaggacttattttttgtaagcttagtacttattctgtcggtcacttttgccaaaccgctacgttacggggacgtaagtacaccggcatcggttgtcaagcgatgttgggggacaaacatacacacacacacacacacacatatatatatatatatataaatatatacgacgcgcttctttcagtttccgtctaccaaatccactcacaaggctttggtcagcccgtggttattgtagaagacatttgcccaaggtgccacgcagtgggactgaacctggaaccatgtggttggtaagcaagctacttaccacacagccactcctgcgcctatatgcatttttctaaaagttatgagaaaacaaagtCGAGATGCGTGAAATATTCATCGATTCTTTGGACATTAAattcctataaaaaaaaatattttagaaaaaaatgtattttcactGCAGATTCCGATAAAATCATAATCTACaccatttgaaatatatttgtagaaactttcgttcaaaaaaaaaacacgtagaAGCAAAGGTCTACGGGGTGGCACGTTTCTGTAGTTATGCTCTTGTAATTAGTAGTAGACAGCCTTACTCTGAATGAAAAACCCTCAGACAAACGAAAATGTCTATTTTACTGTAACACGGAACCAGCTGTGTTTAATTGATTGCTATTGATTGCTGGAGTTTATTACCCGGACTTGTTAAttaatgtaggagtggctgtgtggtaagaagcttgcttaccaaccacatgattccaggttcagtcccactgcgtggcaccttgggcaagtgtcttctactacagcctcgggccgaccaaagccttgtgagtggatttggtagacggaaactgaaagaagcccctcgtatatgtttgtgtgtgtgtgtgtgtgtttgtccccccccccccaacattgcttgacaaccgatgctggtgtgtttacgtccccgtaacatagcggttcggcaaaagagactgatagaataagtacttggcttacaaagaataagtccttaggtcgatttgctcgactaaaggcggtgctccagtatggccacagtcaaaagactgaaacaagtaaaacagggaatgcaagaaaaagaaacattaaactcAGTTTCGTTAAGTTCCAAAACACCAGGTCAGTCTTCTACTAACTTATGATCAAAGCCACTCCATTAGTGACCACCTTGTCCACATTGTCCagtgtgtattattttatttaaggcaGTAGAACAGGATTTGatggggatttggctgctatttctaataggctGAGGGACCACTATTACGTATGTGATACCCTGCCGTATATGTATTTAGCATGTAGAATGTTCCACCAAGTTACTTTCCCTCGGCCCTTCGggtcttgttaaatttctttcgAGCAGctaaagtttttcaaattttcatcagATTATTTTCAGGGAAAATGTAGTTCTGAAAAGTTGCAAGCATTTAGAATTACGTAGTTTTAGCCAATCGAAGCCTCGGTGCAAGAAGTTGGACGAAATCTAAGATCCTAAAATTGTTTCACAAGGTTTGATGGTGAAGAAaggataccatcatcatcataatcgtaaCCAACTCTTTCTCTGCCAtcaagtgtgtctgtgtttgtcccgccgccaaaacatcgcttgacaaccgatgctggtgtgtttacgtccccgtaacttagcggttcggcaatagacaccgatagaataagtactaggcttccaaagaacaagtcctggggtcgatttgctcgactaaaggcggtgctccagcatggccgcagtcaaaaaagagtaaagagtatgttgaggactatattatatacactgtgtCCATTCCCTTAACCCTTTGCTTGTCCGATGTATCCATGAGATACACATTCCAAACTTTTTTTCAACTGCCTGAGAAACTTGGGACTtacgaaaggaaagctttatatcactcagaatgtatgaaagaagggttaactaaaagtctgaaaacaaacaGGGGCGTTTAGGAGAAACCGATGAAAATTCTTTGGGCTGAAAACGGGTTTAGACGacgatgtgatttgagggagatttcgatactatttctagcaggtccaaCGACCACGTTAGAACGTTTTTACGTGAATTATAAtccaacaatatataatatacaaatgtatatatttatgctaaaTAAACTCTGTATTTATATCTGTTATGGGATCATGATCCTCAAAACCAACGCTGTATTCTCCACTATATGgtctgtatatttaaaaaatttttaagcagTATAAGTTGTGGGCAATCATAGATCATGTTGCAGTTTCCAGTCACAGAATTAAATCCCATCACTTATGACCTTTGGAAAAGAATGCAACATATCCACGTTCTTTTTGCTTTATTCCTAGAATTATAAGGGTGCTTCTATTTGACCAACGCTAAATCAAATCCATGACAGATTTTTAGGAAAAGCTAACAGCTTGTAGACATGCAGGGGTTGCCTCCCTTTAatgcttaattttctttttcttatttttttttctgtccactGAAATGATAGCGTTAGGTTTTTAACAACGTGTGgctgttttatttattcagttacaATGATGTTAGATCCTGGTGAGACCAATTTCACGACTCGGTTACGAGTATCGGTCGAAGCCAATTCAATAATCATGGCTCTAGTTTTCCTTGAGAAAGACACACAAATGCCATGAAATCCCATTCTCCTCACCTATTTTCAACGATATGACCTTATGCTTAAGGAAGGAACTAGTTATTTTATATACAACCTATATTTTGGAAGTAAACTCTAGCTATTCCAGACATATTTTGTTGCTCCAGAACTATTCTCTGGCCATAAGGCCCTTCTCTaactattcttttactcttttacttgtttcagtcattttactgcggccatgctggagcaccgcctttagtcgagcaaatcgaccctaggacttatactttgtaagcctagtacttattctttcggtctcatttgccaaaccgctaagcatcggttgtcaatcgatgctggggggacaaacacacaaatatgtacacacgcatacatatatatatatgacaggcttctttcagtttccgtctaccaaatccactcacaaggctttggtcggcccgaggctatagtaaaagacactttcccaaggtgccatgcagtgggactgaacccggaaccatgtggttggtaagcaagctacttaccacacagccactcctacagctATAAagatatgatggacttctttcagtttattacattcactcacaaggctttggttgattagggcttatagtagaagactcatccccaaggtgctatacagtgggcctgtgtgtgtgtgtgtgtccgtgtgtccaccATTTgaacaaccagtgttgatttgtttacatccttgtaacttagcaggtcaccaaaagagatcaacagaagaagtaccagacttaaaaataagtgctggggttgatttgttcagctaaacccttcaaagcaatgccccagcttggcagcagtccattgactgaaacaaaaaaattaaaataaaagataaaaaaatgaagacaaaataGACCATAATACCCCCCTCTCCTAACCCCAACAATAAATCTGATATTTGATACCTTTATTTAAATATGAAAcgacttaaaaacaaaaagaaaattgttttttaaatgtaaaggttttggtatttaatttcatgtttcataaagaagttaataaaaataaaattatgagagctttatttttttctttttctaattttttttttatttgtctgaaGCTTAGGCAATGTTCAGCCTCTCAGCCTAGTCACCAGCCACATCTGTCACGACGTAGCGGCAACATTTCGGTAACATTATATGTCTCAGAGCTTTTGTATCTGGAGCAATGGTTATTATGTAGTCGGATGTCATTCAAAATACCAAGGAgtcagtattttaaaaaaataacttaccactccttctttcctttatttatttcctcTAGGGGCTTTGAAATGACCTCAGATGTATGGAGAAGAaatatttgggattttttttttcctttcagtaaAACTTGTAAATTAGAGCCTATTTATCCTCATCAAATTCTTGTTGTGGATTATCCATTtattctcttaacccttttgataccaacccacctgagaccttCCCTAGATCTGTGATACAAACTcccttttttaaccctttagatttttctgtcaaatgtaatgcttatttattcacattgttttgaattaatcatgcatcatctcgtATCTTTGAGATTCTGATGGTGTGATTGTTAATTTTtcaaatgacattgtaaggtaggtgtaagaggcctaATCTGGCAGGTTTCAGCAGAACccaagtagaatatttgagccagaaatgttagcgcgccgggtgaaatgcttagcagtatttcatctgctgctacattctgagttcaaataccgctgaggtcaactttgcctttcatcctttcggggctgataaattaagtaccagttatgcactggggttgatgtaatcaacttaatctgtttgtctttccttgtttgtcccctctgtgtttagccccttgtgggtactaaagaaataggtattttgtctgtctatgttctgagttcaaattccgctgaggttgactttgcctttcatccttttggggttgataaattaagtacctgttgtgtactggggtcaatctaatcaactaccCCCGcctcttcccaaaaatttcaggccttgtgcctagagtaggaaagaaatgtaatacttatttattcacattgttttgaattgataatacgttattttgtagcttcaagattttgatgaggtgATTGCTTACATTCTATAATGATTTTGTAGAATAATTGTAGGAGGCCTGATGTGGCTGGTTTGagcacaaaacaggtagaatatttaggcagGACTTAGCCAGTTGAAATActgaagggttaaagtgatctaagttcaaatttccatcaaaattttatactctttctctttctcgtttacttgtttcagtcatttgactgtggccatggtggagcaccgcttttagtcaagcaaatcgaccccaggacttattctttgtaagccttttgcgtgactgctaagctacagggacgtaaacacaccagcattgtttgtcaagtgatgttggggggacaaacacagacacacaaacacgcacacacacacacacacatacatatacatatatacgatgggcttttttcagtttctgtctaccaaatccactcacaaggctttggtcggccggaggctatagtagaagatatttgcccaactTGACTGTTGTTTTTTCATACAGTTGATGACCCTGGATAAATTTTCCTCTCAGTCAATCTCATTATTTTTGATGTCTACTCATGTACATCAGTATATTTATGTTCTTATCACGAATCTGACAAGTGTGGTGAAAGCTATACTTAACTGAAGAGatttaataagactgaaacacacCTGAAGTTGTCAACCATACTTGCCAAGATCAGATTATATTGTTAGTCAgcttcagcagagtttgaacccagatggatgaaataccagtaagcatttcgtccagtgtgctaatgattctgccagctcgctgcctgttTAAAAACCATCCCACTAGCAGTTAGTGAGAACACCAGATGTATTTCTCCTTCATTGTACCTTATCAATAGCATGTACTCACGGCCAAATGCATGCTTGCATGAAATTTGTTTGCCACGGATGTGTAGGAAAACAGTGAAAACAATCACCGGTGTCgtgaatagttataataataataataataataataataatgaaattattgtatacagtgctcaggtgcaccacaacttgtcagaaagtgcatataaagtacatgcagtaatgtagaaatgtctggaaagtgaacatgcttgtgtgtgtatggaggggagaaaatcaagtgtagtgttggcgaatctcaggaagcatggaagtcttgaaggatgcagtgctccgacaactaacaaccgatgccggcagtttgttccacgcttcagcaactctcagcgtgaaaaaatgtttcctaaagtcatgggagctgtgctgttttcttactttgtaaatatgttcacgggtgttagatgggtggagtttgaagaggtgctcagtgttattgtttgtgcgatggttgataattttatgggtgtctgccaggtcagctgccagacgtcggagtttcaatgtgtccagtTATTATATAATTCATGCAAAGTGACAGTTTCTGTGACAGATCAATAAATATCTGTTTCTCATTTCAGAAAAGTTCCACTGAAGATTCACACCTCCATACCCCTGACACAGCTACAGTCTCTCTTCAGAATGTCTTCCACACCAAGTTCCTCCAAAAGCCAGCAACAACAACTCTTACATCAATCAGAAAATCATTACATTTACAGAGCCTAAGAAGCATCAACAAATTTCCACCTTTTACCTGTGTTTATTGCAATAAGAATATATTCGCTTCCATAAGTGTTTTGTCTTGCTGTTACTTCAAACTCTTCTTGCTAGAGTTTACCGCAGTCATTTCCTTTGAGTTGTGTATCCCCTGATGATCTTCTTCCCCACTTTGTCCCCAGCAACACATCATCTCTTGTCATATCAGTGCATTCTATGGTTATTTAGTCACATTCACTTAATTACTACCCTCAGCTCTTGTTCTAACCTCTTCCAGTAGTTCATTTTTACTCCTCCAGCTTCCTCCGTCTTGAGATATTTGTTACAAGCTATCAACCACTTCTCACTCAAAGTTACCTTGGAATGGGGGTGAAACTCCTGTAACCCCACCAAAAATGTTGTAACCCCAATATACCCTCCACCAGAAATGTTaggaatgatatatattttattggtcaTTGATGTATGTAAGTGATGCCAACTTGAAGAAGTTAGGTTTGACCTGTGATCCATGCTGACATAAATATAATTTCCTGCTGAACTGCCacagaaataaaagtagaaaattaaaaataaacaaccagatTAATCAAgaagataaaaacaacaaaagacaatgcattaaatttcattttcaaattatcagttatcatcattatcgtcatcagcaTCTCCATCATCAACAAAATCCTTACTTTTCATTGTCATCACAGACCTGTACTGTGATTTATATTAGTAAATCTTTCAAAACACTCATTGCCAAACATCAAAACACTCACCCACTCAGTGAGAAGGTGGAGATAAAGAACAGGAAATCTTGATTGCTTAAACCAGTGTTGTTGTAGGTGACTGATTGATAACAATCCTTagattctcatacatatatatatatatatgtcagcagTATTTGAAAAATCAGGGTAGACCTTGGATATTACTTTCATGACCGTTGTTACGATGATGATTCAAATATTGGAGGAATAACATAAGTAAGCAGAACAGATTCAATACCTTCGCATTCCACTATTGTGGTGTGTTTCCAGACTATTCCattgtttaagaaacaaattgtggCATCATatcaaatagatataaaaaaaaaagaaagaagatggtTAAGACCAATCATAGTAATATTTGTTAAATCTTGCTCTCTAAAACACACTTCTAAAACTTGCCTGAGTGTAACACCTATTCAAAAATCACAcacttacagttttttttttttttttttttgacattttaaaaatcaggttgtaaaaatgtattttgttgagAAATATGTTGTTGAAAAACGATACAAATGTGAAGTGTGCAACAAGTGTTTTACAGGGAGTTCAGATCTGCGTATCCATACCAGGACACATACGGGGGAGAAACCCTACCAATGTGACCACTGCAAACAAGCTTTCACAACGTCTTGGAACTTAAAAACTCATATTCGGACACACACTGGGGAACGCCCATTCAAGTGTGACCTTTGTGGTATTGGTTTCACAACTTCATCTTCACTAAAGAtccacacacgcattcacacaggtgTGAAGCCATTCACCTGTTCAATCTGTCAGAAAATGTTTTCTGATCGCTCTCATCTACAACGTCATTTACGAATCCACACATCGGAGAAACCTTTTCGTTGTGTCATCTGCGAAAAGAGTTTCTCCACCAGCACACACCTGAAACACCACATTTGGACTCATACAGATCAGAAACCGTTCATGTGTGACATGTGCGACAAATCCTTCCCAGACAATTTCCAATTGAAGCGTCACATTCAGACTCATTCGAACGAGAGACCGTATCAGTGTTCTGTCTGTCTGAAATCCTTCTCCACCAGTACCAACCTCCGACGTCACGAGTGGACGCACACCACCGAGAGGCCCTACatatgtgatatctgtggtaaatctttctccaCTAACTGTAATTTGTTACGCCATACTAAAATACACACTGACCACATTCTGTCGAACATTAACATGAGGCGAGCTACAGCTCCCCCTGGATTAGACggcaacaaactagaaaaagataaaagcgaggtaaaagaagaggagaaaaaagaagagtaCCCCTTTGATTTTAAATCCACCTTTTCTGAACAGAGTACCTCATTCTCCCATGATATAGATACCCCAATGATTAAAGACACCACTTTATTACAGATGTACTATTCATAGTCGACAGTCCCTACATACAGATTTTTGTTCCCTATCGTATCATGTTATTTAGTGAAACACTATCTGAGCCCTCCATCCTACCGTAATTGGTACAGACTGGAACATAGAATTAAACAAATTTCATAAAAGTCATAAATCTCTCTACACCAATGCATTTTTGTTATGTCTCTGTTATTATCGTGAAAATTCCTTGTTGTTCAACTTAACTTCCAGTGTTATACAACAGtgctttatacacatacacacacacacacacctgtaattattggggcattgggatatgtaacaatctgcctaaataccaatcttgtgaAATTACGCTTCTcagaaccagaaaggagaaagctgattcaaagactacagatccaagccatctcTGAAGTTGTAAAATTCTGTGAGacttcccagaagtttatcatatatGAGCTTGTCTAGATATGCTAGTATGTGCATGAAAAGAATATGCATagaacaaaacatataaatctgcacgtatacatacatacaaacaaacaaaaacaccctgttgttgatgttgaaattccagtgaaggagcctcggatctaggttagaaactgactcctttctctattggcaagaaatcttgaaataaaactgaataatgacatactcacatgcatacatacatacatacgtacgtacatgcacacacacacatacatacagacatacatacataaatacagacagacacacatacatacatacacacacacatacaggtagacatacatacataaatacagacagacacacatacaggcatacatacaaacacatacatacacacacatacccatacatacatacatatatctggagTTCTGACAAAGCTACAAGGTGGTGATACACATGCACCTAACTATGAGTGCATTGTATCCTACAGCAGAAACAACTGTTAGCCAATGTAGTTCATTGCATAATTTCTTGCTCCCTTCTGATTTATATGGTTGCTTGCTGCTATGCTTGTACTTAACTGATGCTTCTCTCTGAAgcatacatcatatatttatCAAAGTATACAGTGCCATAGATGCATTACAGCTGATCTTATCTGCCAGTTTTCCACTGGATATTAAGAGTGGTTATCTAACACATGTTTCCAGGAATGGAAAGAATGCCATCACTGAAGAGCATGTGTATTAGATAACCACCCAGTTACCTAATATCTTATGTGAAACCAATTACTAAGATCAGCTGTAATGGATTCTTAGAGTGTGGAGTGTGACAGTTTGTAATAGTTTAGATCCTGGATAAGGTAGAAAAGGAGTCCATAGTGCCGATGAGACACAGACTGGTAAGTACGTCACTGGTGCCTTTGTGACTTTATTTTATTCTAGGTAGGGGTGTTGGTCCTACACAAACCCATTTTCATCTCAGGAATGAAGTTATCCATATTAGTCTGACCCCTATTGTTTGGCCTGTCCAGCATGGAAGGCTTTGCCAGGAGCATGAGCTCCGGTTGAATAGCTCTCAGGGCCATATACAAACCACCACACCACAATAATGTCTGAACCTTGTAGTAAAATGGTTCATTAAGCCAGAGTAACCAAAAGTACAGTACTAACCCCTTGAATGGGATACCAGTCTATCACAAAATTTAACTCCCAGTTATCCTTGGTACTCATTTTCCAGCTTATTTTATCAGAGAACAGTAAATATGGAAGCAGTGGCATTCATACATTTCTCATTGGTATTTGTGGAGACAGAGAAGTGAACTGGCTACAACCGGGGTtgaaattgtcttgctcaaaCCGATAAAAAAGCTTCTACATAGCcacttggcctgctagaaatatcaactaaaTCTACTTTAACCCTTCGGCTTTCAAATTACTCTATCAAGTGTAATGTTTAGTTATTCAccttgtttggaattaatcatacattatctggtagctttggcattaggaagggcatccagttgtagaaacccaagatgcaacgcagtggaactgaaccctgaaccatgtggttgggaaacgaaCTTGTTACCACTCAGTCAAGCCTTCATCTATTAaatgttcttctttcttttattcttttacttgtttctatcatttgattgtggccatgctggagcaccaccttaaagggttttagttgaagaaactgaccccaggacttgttctttgtaagcctagttcttattctattggtgtcttttgccaaactgctaagttacagggacgtaaacacaccaacatcagttgtcaagcaatgccacagatgggggataaacacacacacataaatatatatgacaggcttctttcagtttccgtctaccaaatccacttacaaggctttggtttaccCAGGGCTatatagacacttgcccaaggtcagactgaacccggaaccatgtggttgggaaatttttttttaggtatttatatattttaggaaaCAAGCTCAGATCAACTCAGGTAAGTCGGGTTCTCGGGATGAGGGTGTCTATTGTTAGGCACGAAACATCCAATAATCTCAGAATACAACACTGAAGAGGGGTCGCAGTATGGCATCTGTAGATTTATGTTAAACTTaacaacatataaaaataattagaccaaaggaaaatattttattcttttatttgtttcagtcatttgactgcgaccatgctagaacACTTCcatgaagagttttagttgaacgaatcaaccccaggacttattttttaagcctagtacttattctatcagtctcttttgctgaaccactaagttaaagggaagtaaacacaccaacaccggttgtcaagtgatgatgggggacaaacacagaaagacacagacagatcatcatcatcatcgttttacgtccgctttccatgctggcatgggttggacagttcaactggggtctgggaagccaggaggctgcaccaggcccagtctgatctggtagagtttctacagctggatgcccttcctaatgccaaccactccgtgagtgtagtgggtgctttttacgtgccaggcgaagctggcatcgaccacgattggttggtgctttttacgtggcaccggcatggaggccagtcggggcggcgctggcaatggccacgttcggatggttcttttacgtgccaccagcactggtatcacaactacaatttccattgatttttgagcgaattcgattttgatttcaatatatatatatgtacaatgggcttccttcagtttccacctaccaaatctactcacaaagcttctcgtcagtctgaggctatagtagaagacacttgcccaccgatgccatgcaatgggactgaacctggaaccatgtggttgggaacaagtttcttaccacacagcctcgcctgcacctacaaatataaatatttttcacatttttaaaatataattttatcattttcaaagaACACTTAGCAACATCTTGCAACACCTGGTGTGTGAGcgagcatctgtgtgtgtgtgtgtgtgtgtgggtgggtgggtgtgtgtgtgaggaattgtCTACTTGGGGAAAAATGATCTAAGTATTTTAGTAATGTCTGAAGGCCTAACATTGTATTTATAGTGAATTGTATCCAAGTGGTTGATTTTGTAaattgataatgtgtgtgtgtgtgtgtgtgtgtgcgtgtttgtgtgtgtgtgtttgtgtgtgtgtatgtgtgtgtaggaactGGTGTAGTGTGACAGGAAGTTCTCAACAAACCAAGTCCATGACCCAGATacaattcacacacaaacacacaagtgtatgagtgtgtgtgtgcatgcatacatatatatgtacatatgcatttatgtatacatttatttgtgtgtatatgtgtttgtgtgtgtat
This genomic window contains:
- the LOC118766037 gene encoding zinc finger protein 239-like, with product MYFVEKYVVEKRYKCEVCNKCFTGSSDLRIHTRTHTGEKPYQCDHCKQAFTTSWNLKTHIRTHTGERPFKCDLCGIGFTTSSSLKIHTRIHTGVKPFTCSICQKMFSDRSHLQRHLRIHTSEKPFRCVICEKSFSTSTHLKHHIWTHTDQKPFMCDMCDKSFPDNFQLKRHIQTHSNERPYQCSVCLKSFSTSTNLRRHEWTHTTERPYICDICGKSFSTNCNLLRHTKIHTDHILSNINMRRATAPPGLDGNKLEKDKSEVKEEEKKEEYPFDFKSTFSEQSTSFSHDIDTPMIKDTTLLQMYYS